A genomic segment from Pradoshia eiseniae encodes:
- a CDS encoding nucleotidyltransferase-like protein, translated as MEDILRPVYQERASNPETQGVLLIEKHSPESPSTDTFDFILLVIIKSQDKPPVFIKHYAYEHKKAALHVVTEEKLNEWRLLGTNRKIIDWIYNGRIVFDRNDYLASLKREMEEFPFYGRKIKKGIEFAKLIRRYMDGKELFDQGNMLDAYNHIVHALHHLARLEVIEKGYHPEVTVWNQVKQIGPDIYKLYEELVYSEESVEQRLELLFLVSDFLIHTRTESGSGHIMEIIGERGDEYWSYDELYSHKELVYYGEDLRILIEYLIDRGCIEVVLKETKGAKLFHRYYKIHKEI; from the coding sequence ATGGAAGATATCCTAAGACCTGTATATCAAGAGAGAGCAAGCAACCCGGAGACACAAGGTGTGTTGCTAATCGAAAAGCATTCACCTGAAAGTCCTAGTACGGATACGTTTGATTTTATTTTGCTTGTCATTATCAAAAGTCAGGATAAACCGCCGGTCTTCATTAAGCACTATGCCTATGAACATAAGAAAGCTGCGCTGCATGTGGTGACAGAGGAGAAATTGAATGAATGGAGACTGCTCGGAACGAACAGGAAAATCATTGATTGGATTTACAATGGAAGGATTGTCTTTGACCGAAATGATTATTTAGCATCCTTGAAAAGGGAGATGGAGGAATTTCCGTTCTATGGACGCAAAATCAAGAAGGGAATTGAGTTTGCGAAATTAATCAGACGTTATATGGATGGTAAAGAATTATTTGATCAGGGAAATATGCTTGATGCATACAATCATATTGTTCATGCGCTTCATCATTTAGCGAGACTAGAGGTAATCGAGAAAGGGTATCATCCAGAAGTGACGGTCTGGAATCAAGTGAAGCAAATTGGACCGGATATCTATAAGTTGTACGAGGAACTAGTCTATAGTGAAGAAAGTGTAGAGCAGAGACTTGAATTACTTTTTTTGGTCAGCGACTTTTTGATACACACAAGAACAGAATCTGGTTCTGGGCATATCATGGAGATTATCGGGGAACGGGGAGATGAATACTGGTCCTATGATGAGTTATATTCCCATAAGGAATTAGTTTATTATGGGGAAGATTTACGAATCTTAATAGAGTATTTAATCGACCGAGGATGCATAGAAGTAGTTTTGAAGGAAACGAAGGGAGCTAAGCTATTTCACCGCTACTATAAAATTCATAAAGAAATTTAA
- a CDS encoding YgzB family protein: MAKYSSKINKIRTFALSLIFIGFIIMYIGIFFRTSPLWMTIFMVLGLLSIMASMVVYFWIGMLSTKAVQVSCPNCGKHTKILGRVDMCMYCREPLTLDKTLEGKEFDESYNKKNQETHS; the protein is encoded by the coding sequence GTGGCTAAGTATAGTAGCAAAATCAACAAAATCCGGACTTTCGCGCTTAGTTTAATTTTCATCGGGTTCATCATTATGTATATCGGCATTTTCTTCCGCACTTCGCCTTTATGGATGACAATCTTTATGGTCTTAGGCCTTCTATCGATTATGGCCAGCATGGTTGTTTATTTTTGGATCGGCATGCTATCAACTAAAGCAGTGCAGGTTTCCTGTCCCAATTGCGGCAAGCACACAAAAATACTTGGCCGCGTGGACATGTGCATGTACTGCCGCGAGCCATTAACATTAGACAAGACATTGGAAGGCAAGGAATTCGATGAATCCTATAACAAGAAAAATCAAGAAACTCATTCATAA